Proteins co-encoded in one Gemmatimonas sp. UBA7669 genomic window:
- a CDS encoding thioredoxin family protein: MTFARSWCARVARRAVSRPGLGAGLLGALLVTGSSAQALRPTAAPGCAAPLSVGATVTDSTLLALHGSGQTFADFVAAAKARREGWLGLADTARVSDALVARARQVGGSWKLLVVAVDACGDSMNTVPWLARLAQDVPGIDLRIVLPAAGRAVQESHRSLDGRTATPTFVLLDAEGTERGCIVEQPRPLRDWARATRGTVSLDSLHVGIRAFYAANRGEAIVTEAIEMLEAAKAGQRHCFTGQAAAR, from the coding sequence ATGACATTCGCCCGTTCGTGGTGCGCCCGTGTTGCACGTCGTGCCGTCTCCCGCCCTGGTCTCGGGGCAGGTCTGCTTGGTGCGCTCCTCGTCACCGGCAGCTCGGCCCAGGCCCTGCGTCCAACCGCGGCGCCTGGTTGCGCGGCGCCCCTCAGCGTTGGAGCGACTGTCACCGACAGCACCCTGCTGGCGCTGCACGGCTCGGGGCAGACGTTTGCCGACTTCGTCGCGGCCGCCAAGGCGCGCCGAGAGGGCTGGCTGGGACTGGCGGACACGGCTCGCGTGAGCGACGCGCTCGTCGCCCGTGCCCGTCAGGTGGGCGGCAGCTGGAAGCTGCTGGTGGTGGCCGTGGATGCCTGTGGCGACTCCATGAACACGGTGCCCTGGCTGGCCCGTCTCGCGCAGGATGTGCCCGGCATCGACCTGCGCATTGTGCTGCCGGCGGCCGGCCGTGCGGTGCAGGAAAGCCACCGCTCGCTCGACGGACGCACTGCCACCCCCACCTTTGTGTTGCTCGATGCCGAAGGCACCGAGCGCGGCTGCATTGTGGAGCAGCCGCGGCCGCTCCGGGACTGGGCACGGGCCACGCGTGGCACGGTCAGCCTCGACTCCCTGCACGTGGGCATCCGCGCGTTTTATGCGGCCAACCGGGGCGAGGCCATCGTCACCGAGGCCATCGAGATGCTGGAGGCCGCCAAGGCCGGCCAGCGCCACTGCTTCACGGGTCAGGCCGCGGCGCGATAG
- a CDS encoding Stp1/IreP family PP2C-type Ser/Thr phosphatase, translating into MQLSVAAGTDVGRIRAGNEDSLYADADQERGLFIVADGMGGHAAGEVASEMAVQIVSRELSGVRDLTREDIGPRMAAALKEANRAIYERTIQEADKQGMGTTASCLMMGYGRWFIGHIGDSRVYLLRDGVFRQLTKDHSYVQEQVDAGFLTPEQARYHPYSNVITRCVGANAAVEADVHSGELQAGDVYLVASDGLTGMVEDPQLKKILETRQTPGRMVDAMITEANRRGGLDNITAIVVQVVKVTGVATGEMAAVLPPG; encoded by the coding sequence GTGCAGCTTTCTGTCGCCGCCGGCACGGATGTCGGACGCATACGGGCAGGCAACGAAGACAGCCTTTACGCCGACGCCGACCAGGAGCGGGGCCTCTTCATCGTCGCCGATGGCATGGGGGGACATGCCGCGGGTGAGGTGGCCAGCGAGATGGCCGTGCAGATCGTCTCCCGCGAACTCTCCGGGGTGCGCGATCTGACCCGCGAGGACATCGGTCCCCGCATGGCCGCCGCGCTCAAAGAGGCCAACCGCGCCATCTACGAACGCACCATCCAGGAAGCCGACAAGCAGGGCATGGGCACGACGGCCTCCTGCCTCATGATGGGCTACGGACGCTGGTTCATTGGCCACATTGGCGATTCCCGGGTCTACCTGCTGAGAGACGGTGTGTTCCGTCAACTCACCAAGGACCACTCCTACGTGCAGGAACAGGTGGACGCCGGCTTCCTTACGCCGGAACAGGCGCGCTACCACCCCTACAGCAACGTCATCACCCGTTGCGTGGGCGCAAATGCGGCAGTGGAAGCGGATGTCCACAGTGGCGAACTGCAGGCCGGCGATGTGTACCTCGTGGCCTCGGATGGCCTCACCGGCATGGTCGAGGATCCGCAGCTCAAGAAGATCCTCGAGACCCGGCAGACCCCCGGTCGCATGGTGGACGCGATGATCACCGAGGCCAATCGTCGTGGTGGTCTGGACAACATCACGGCCATCGTGGTGCAGGTCGTGAAGGTCACGGGCGTCGCCACCGGCGAAATGGCGGCCGTCCTCCCGCCGGGATAA
- a CDS encoding ABC transporter ATP-binding protein: MARSAPDAAPADDEVAGSVYDARLTRRLLAYVRPYRGQVVLALLALAVASASQLVGPLLTRWVIDSAWPAQRIDWVLQAAVGFAAVLLLQFGATYAETIITARIGQQVMRDLRLDVFAQLQRLPIAWFDRNPVGRLVTRVTSDVEALNELFTAGVVAGLGDLLTLAAIGVAMLIVDAPLALAAFVVIPLVLLVSRLFRRHVRESYRDIRTRLARLNAYLGERLGGMRVVQLFGQESHEQTRFAALNDAHLRAHLASIRVYALYFPVIEFLTTLALASLLVTAGFQQGDPALSIGTLAAFLQLVRRFFQPLQDLSEKFNILQAAMAAAERLFGVLDTPAAPQQRTADPRMADPRMADARMVVEAEDREAVERQVAALRRDGVTIRFDDVWFAYGAGGVSDDHTPATAGSPVTPDVASPREAWVLRGVTFEVGPGQSLALVGHTGAGKTTIVNLLLRFYDPQRGRILLNGIDLRELPVAVVRGVVGYVQQDIFLFAGNVADNVRLSASVPEEALEDAVRRVGADRIIDRLPGRWQHVLGERGGGLSVGERQLLAFARAIASDPSVLVLDEATSAVDSAIEAQIQTAVATLMAGRTSIAIAHRLSTVVEADEILVLHHGEVVERGTHRQLLDRRGLYDRLYRLQAGAGAVTV, encoded by the coding sequence ATGGCACGATCCGCTCCCGATGCTGCACCAGCCGACGACGAGGTCGCCGGTTCCGTTTACGACGCCCGCCTGACGCGCCGCCTGCTGGCGTACGTGCGACCCTATCGCGGACAGGTGGTGCTGGCCCTGCTGGCCCTCGCGGTGGCGTCCGCGAGCCAGTTGGTGGGCCCGCTGCTCACCCGCTGGGTCATTGACAGCGCCTGGCCGGCGCAGCGCATCGACTGGGTGCTGCAGGCCGCCGTGGGCTTCGCCGCCGTGCTGCTGCTGCAGTTCGGCGCCACCTACGCGGAAACCATCATCACGGCCCGCATTGGGCAGCAGGTCATGCGCGACCTGCGGCTCGACGTGTTTGCACAACTGCAACGGCTGCCCATTGCGTGGTTTGACCGCAACCCGGTGGGGCGCCTTGTGACCCGCGTGACCAGCGACGTGGAAGCGCTCAATGAGCTCTTCACCGCTGGCGTGGTGGCCGGACTGGGCGACCTGCTCACGCTGGCCGCCATCGGCGTGGCCATGCTGATCGTGGATGCCCCGCTGGCCCTGGCCGCGTTTGTGGTCATCCCGCTGGTGTTGCTGGTCTCGCGTCTGTTTCGGCGACATGTGCGCGAGTCGTATCGCGACATCCGTACTCGCCTTGCGCGACTCAATGCCTACCTGGGTGAACGACTCGGCGGCATGCGCGTGGTGCAGCTGTTCGGACAGGAGTCGCACGAGCAGACACGTTTCGCGGCCCTCAATGATGCGCATCTGCGCGCGCATCTCGCGTCCATTCGCGTGTATGCGCTGTATTTCCCTGTCATCGAGTTTCTCACCACGCTGGCGCTGGCCAGTCTGCTCGTGACGGCTGGGTTTCAGCAGGGCGACCCGGCGTTGTCCATTGGCACACTGGCGGCGTTTCTGCAGTTGGTGCGCCGCTTCTTTCAACCGCTGCAGGACCTCTCCGAGAAGTTCAACATTCTGCAAGCCGCCATGGCCGCCGCGGAACGTCTGTTCGGCGTGCTCGATACCCCTGCAGCGCCGCAGCAACGCACGGCGGATCCGCGCATGGCGGATCCGCGCATGGCGGATGCGCGCATGGTGGTGGAGGCCGAGGACCGCGAGGCCGTGGAGCGTCAGGTGGCGGCGCTGCGCCGTGACGGGGTCACCATCCGCTTCGACGACGTGTGGTTTGCCTATGGAGCCGGCGGTGTGAGCGATGATCACACGCCGGCGACTGCCGGCTCACCGGTCACGCCGGACGTGGCCAGCCCCCGCGAGGCCTGGGTGCTGCGCGGGGTGACTTTCGAGGTGGGGCCCGGTCAGTCGTTGGCTCTGGTTGGGCATACCGGGGCGGGCAAGACCACCATCGTGAATCTGCTGCTGCGCTTCTACGACCCGCAGCGCGGCCGCATCCTGCTCAACGGCATCGATCTGCGTGAGCTGCCCGTGGCCGTTGTGCGTGGCGTGGTGGGCTATGTCCAGCAGGACATCTTCCTGTTCGCCGGCAATGTGGCGGACAATGTGCGGCTGTCCGCGTCGGTGCCGGAGGAGGCGCTCGAGGACGCGGTGCGCCGCGTCGGGGCCGATCGCATCATCGACCGCCTACCCGGTCGCTGGCAGCACGTGCTGGGCGAGCGCGGCGGCGGTTTGAGCGTCGGGGAGCGTCAATTGCTCGCCTTCGCCCGCGCTATTGCGTCTGATCCCTCGGTGCTGGTCCTCGACGAAGCCACCAGCGCCGTGGATTCCGCCATCGAGGCGCAAATCCAGACGGCGGTGGCCACCCTCATGGCGGGCCGCACGAGCATCGCCATTGCCCACCGCCTCAGCACCGTCGTGGAGGCCGATGAGATCCTCGTGTTGCATCACGGTGAGGTCGTCGAGCGTGGAACCCATCGGCAACTGCTGGACCGGCGCGGCCTGTATGATCGTCTGTATCGCTTGCAGGCCGGCGCCGGCGCCGTGACGGTCTGA
- the uvrA gene encoding excinuclease ABC subunit UvrA, with product MKDRIRIRGARQHNLKGFDLDLPRRAITVVTGVSGSGKSSLAFDTIYAEGQRRYVESLSAYARQFLERMEKPAVDAVEGLSPAVAIEQKNPTRTSRSTVGTATEIYDYLRLLWARVGHTFCRNCNRELQPATVQSVTDRALSLPSGTRVLVACPLVRSNAVTSAVIADNLRARGFVRLAIGDPALGAPDIVHLDDVDSRGLDLANAPHVAIVVDRLRLATEDRGRLADAVQTAFTEGDGDILLLFPDGVDEAGTLRHHLAFTERFECPDDGWRAPAPTPQLFSFNNPRGACPTCNGFGATLDYDDALIVPNPARSVRDGAIDPWTAPRYEKQRRAVVDFARTLGVNPDTPWEELPASAREQFMSARTRQYTGIRPFLVNLEEKRYKAYIRIFLRKYQSAQECRTCGGSKLQPDALQVRVQDRSIADVARLPVRDLLPWLDGLTLAGAEAQVAETVLREARARTRFLADVGLTYLTLDRATRTLSGGEAQRITLANALGAALVDATYVLDEPSIGLHPRDLDRLLALLERLRDLGNTVIMVEHDLEAMRIADHMVEMGPGAGEHGGQVVFSGPMSRVAESPLTGQYLTGARRIELPRSRRALGSRWLELRGATAHNVQGVDVRIPLGAMTVVTGVSGSGKSTLVHDVLYHAVERTLHGEHSAKEHLGETVGQYTQLSGVEWLDDLVLVDQSPIGRSPRSNPVTYVKAYDEIRRLFSEQPLARTRGFDAGHFSFNVAGGRCETCEGAGHLEVEMVFMADVFVPCDACGGKRFKPDVLEVRFKGRNIAEVLELTVDEAIRFFPREDKLAQALWQVQQVGLGYLRLGQPATTLSGGEAQRLKIARELALTARSGRAAAPKGTAVKSSARASGPRKLYVLDEPTTGLHLEDIRKLAEVFERLLEQGHTLLLIEHNLDVIKLADWIIDMGPEGGDGGGRVVAMGRPEEVAKVPASYTGQWLAPLLEQTEP from the coding sequence ATGAAGGACCGCATCCGCATCCGGGGAGCCCGGCAACACAACCTCAAGGGTTTCGATCTCGACCTGCCGCGCCGCGCCATCACGGTGGTGACCGGCGTATCCGGGTCGGGCAAGTCATCGCTCGCCTTCGACACCATCTACGCCGAGGGCCAGCGGCGCTATGTGGAGTCACTGTCGGCCTATGCGCGGCAGTTCCTCGAGCGCATGGAGAAACCGGCGGTGGACGCGGTGGAGGGTCTGTCCCCGGCCGTGGCCATTGAGCAGAAGAACCCCACGCGCACCTCGCGCTCCACCGTGGGCACCGCCACGGAAATTTACGACTACCTGCGGCTGCTCTGGGCCCGGGTGGGGCATACCTTTTGCCGGAACTGCAATCGCGAGCTGCAGCCGGCCACGGTACAGTCGGTCACCGACCGGGCGCTGAGTCTGCCGTCCGGTACGCGGGTGCTGGTGGCCTGCCCGCTCGTGCGTTCGAATGCAGTCACCTCGGCGGTCATTGCCGACAATCTGCGCGCGCGTGGGTTTGTGCGTCTGGCCATCGGTGATCCGGCGCTGGGCGCACCCGACATCGTGCATCTCGACGATGTCGACAGTCGAGGGCTCGATCTCGCCAACGCCCCGCACGTGGCCATTGTGGTGGATCGTTTGCGACTCGCCACTGAAGATCGCGGACGACTTGCCGATGCCGTGCAAACGGCGTTCACCGAAGGCGACGGTGACATCCTGCTGCTCTTTCCCGATGGCGTGGACGAGGCGGGCACGCTTCGACACCATCTGGCCTTCACCGAACGTTTCGAGTGTCCCGACGACGGCTGGCGTGCGCCTGCGCCGACGCCTCAATTGTTTTCGTTCAACAATCCGCGCGGTGCCTGCCCCACCTGCAATGGATTCGGCGCCACGTTGGACTACGATGACGCGCTCATTGTGCCCAACCCGGCGCGCTCGGTGCGCGATGGGGCCATTGATCCGTGGACGGCGCCACGCTACGAGAAGCAGCGGCGCGCGGTCGTGGACTTTGCGCGCACGCTGGGGGTGAATCCCGACACCCCATGGGAAGAGTTGCCGGCGTCCGCGCGCGAACAGTTCATGTCCGCCCGCACGCGACAGTACACCGGCATTCGGCCCTTCCTCGTCAATCTCGAGGAGAAGCGCTACAAGGCCTACATCCGCATCTTTCTGCGCAAGTATCAGAGTGCGCAGGAGTGCCGCACCTGTGGCGGCAGCAAGCTGCAACCCGATGCGCTGCAGGTGCGCGTGCAGGACCGCAGCATTGCCGATGTGGCGCGCTTGCCGGTGCGGGACCTGCTGCCCTGGCTCGACGGGCTCACGCTGGCCGGTGCTGAAGCGCAAGTGGCCGAGACAGTGTTGCGCGAAGCCAGAGCACGCACGCGCTTTCTGGCGGATGTGGGACTCACCTATCTCACCCTCGATCGCGCCACCCGCACGCTCTCCGGCGGCGAGGCGCAGCGCATTACGCTCGCCAACGCGCTCGGCGCCGCGTTGGTCGATGCCACCTATGTGCTCGATGAACCCAGCATCGGGCTTCACCCGCGGGATCTCGACCGACTGCTGGCCCTGCTGGAGCGCCTGCGCGACCTCGGCAACACGGTGATCATGGTGGAGCACGATCTCGAGGCCATGCGCATTGCCGATCACATGGTGGAAATGGGCCCCGGCGCCGGTGAGCATGGCGGCCAGGTGGTGTTCAGTGGCCCCATGAGTCGCGTCGCCGAGAGTCCGCTCACTGGTCAGTACCTCACGGGCGCGCGACGCATCGAGCTGCCACGCAGCCGTCGGGCGCTGGGTTCACGCTGGCTCGAACTGCGTGGCGCCACCGCGCACAACGTGCAGGGCGTGGATGTGCGCATTCCGCTGGGCGCGATGACGGTGGTGACCGGTGTGTCCGGCTCCGGCAAGAGCACGCTGGTGCACGACGTGCTGTATCACGCCGTCGAGCGTACGCTGCACGGCGAGCATTCCGCCAAGGAGCATCTCGGCGAAACCGTGGGGCAGTACACGCAGCTCAGCGGCGTGGAGTGGCTGGATGATCTGGTGCTGGTGGATCAGAGCCCGATTGGTCGTTCGCCGCGCTCGAACCCGGTGACCTACGTGAAGGCGTACGACGAGATCCGTCGCCTGTTCAGTGAACAGCCACTGGCCCGTACCCGCGGCTTCGACGCCGGGCACTTCTCCTTCAATGTGGCCGGCGGCCGCTGCGAGACCTGTGAAGGGGCGGGCCATCTCGAGGTGGAGATGGTCTTCATGGCCGATGTCTTCGTACCCTGCGACGCCTGTGGCGGCAAACGCTTCAAGCCCGACGTGCTGGAGGTGCGCTTCAAGGGGCGGAACATCGCCGAGGTGCTGGAGCTGACCGTCGACGAGGCCATTCGCTTCTTCCCCCGTGAGGACAAGCTGGCGCAGGCGCTCTGGCAGGTGCAGCAGGTGGGGCTGGGTTACCTGCGACTCGGTCAGCCCGCCACCACACTGTCTGGCGGCGAAGCGCAGCGTCTCAAGATTGCCCGCGAACTGGCGCTCACCGCCCGATCGGGACGCGCTGCGGCCCCCAAGGGCACGGCCGTCAAATCGTCGGCCAGGGCCAGTGGGCCACGCAAGCTGTATGTGCTCGATGAGCCCACCACAGGTCTGCACCTCGAGGACATCCGCAAGTTGGCCGAGGTGTTCGAACGCCTGCTCGAACAGGGGCACACCCTGCTGCTCATCGAGCACAACCTCGATGTGATCAAGCTGGCCGACTGGATCATCGATATGGGTCCGGAGGGCGGCGACGGCGGCGGGCGGGTGGTGGCCATGGGCCGACCGGAAGAGGTGGCGAAGGTGCCGGCGAGTTACACCGGACAGTGGCTGGCGCCCCTGCTGGAGCAGACTGAGCCTTGA
- a CDS encoding type II secretion system protein, giving the protein MTQLRPTSTSDRSHRRRVGFTMLELLLVVATLAVVFTMVVPRMTIMRDSTALRAGRQQLSAAFAAARAAALQKGKPSTLTLSGNKASVTVLSGLASTSVKVMGPVDLLNSVGVTLTPIGGAPTTVSYNARGLLTPMPAQVLKYRLSAGGRADTLCITPAGIILKKGCTL; this is encoded by the coding sequence ATGACACAGCTCCGCCCGACTTCCACCTCTGACCGTTCGCATCGGCGACGTGTCGGCTTCACCATGCTCGAGCTGCTGCTCGTGGTGGCGACGCTCGCGGTGGTGTTCACGATGGTGGTGCCGCGCATGACAATCATGCGCGATAGCACGGCCCTGCGCGCGGGCCGTCAGCAGCTCAGCGCGGCCTTCGCCGCAGCGCGCGCCGCCGCCCTGCAGAAGGGCAAGCCTTCCACACTCACGCTCTCCGGCAACAAGGCCAGTGTCACCGTCTTGAGCGGTCTGGCCAGCACGAGCGTGAAGGTGATGGGGCCGGTTGATCTGCTCAACTCCGTTGGTGTCACGCTCACACCGATCGGCGGCGCGCCCACGACCGTTTCCTACAATGCACGCGGTCTGCTGACGCCCATGCCGGCCCAGGTTCTCAAGTATCGGCTCTCAGCCGGTGGTCGCGCGGACACGCTCTGCATCACACCCGCCGGCATCATCCTCAAGAAGGGGTGCACGCTGTGA
- a CDS encoding prepilin-type N-terminal cleavage/methylation domain-containing protein, translating to MRRHQSGGQRRRDGITLVEILIAITVLLVGVGGLLGTSGSVGKQMAGGNVQTVAAGIAQARLDSLTSLSCATLDAGAKTGSTALRGVKESWTVTDGRNIKTIDVRITIPRRTTQLRYQMVIPCRD from the coding sequence ATGCGCCGACATCAGTCAGGTGGACAGCGCCGGCGCGACGGCATCACGCTCGTCGAGATTCTCATCGCCATCACGGTGCTGCTGGTCGGTGTGGGCGGACTGCTCGGCACGTCTGGCTCCGTAGGCAAGCAGATGGCCGGCGGCAATGTGCAAACCGTGGCTGCTGGCATTGCGCAGGCCCGCCTGGATTCACTCACCAGTCTGTCCTGCGCCACACTCGATGCCGGCGCCAAGACCGGCAGCACGGCGCTGCGCGGCGTGAAGGAAAGCTGGACCGTGACCGACGGCCGCAACATCAAGACCATCGACGTGCGCATCACCATTCCGCGCCGCACCACCCAACTGCGTTATCAGATGGTGATCCCATGCCGCGATTGA
- a CDS encoding pilus assembly PilX family protein yields MSTPHPSPVSEADAMSTAAHAAEAPVEPSAAVTRRARRGMALLISLIVVVMLALLSTGAVMSSMQDFRAGRNALVEQRAFAVAEFGLNSEISNWDRGRNLPPPRGMAIGAIDSSNVFVAQGDTAKVYIQRLTENTFWVRSLGRASIGNAQLEAQRQTHMVVRIAYPSINPGGAIVTAGNISVKGSAEITGNNTDPTGWTQCPSIAGRDTFAITYAPGKDVDIQKPNLVTGGTNPDPTAADSNTYVRYGTETWNSLVANADIKLSGGTYGPEPVGTATTCSAGTENWGEPLRGGTGHIKGCEDYFPIIYVDGNAGLSKGRGQGILLVNGDVRLNGNFQWYGLIIARDDIVKGNGTFDMWGSAMSRNASVNDDNSITGNSFFRWSKCAVESALRGSAILTRTKERSWSQLY; encoded by the coding sequence ATGAGCACTCCGCATCCGTCCCCTGTCTCCGAGGCCGACGCCATGTCCACCGCTGCACACGCCGCTGAGGCACCAGTCGAACCGTCTGCCGCCGTCACACGTCGTGCGCGCCGCGGCATGGCCCTGCTGATTTCCCTGATTGTGGTGGTCATGCTGGCGCTGCTGTCCACGGGTGCCGTCATGAGTTCCATGCAGGACTTCCGTGCCGGCCGCAACGCGCTGGTGGAGCAGCGTGCGTTTGCGGTGGCCGAGTTCGGCCTCAACTCCGAGATCTCCAACTGGGATCGCGGGCGGAATCTGCCGCCGCCGCGTGGCATGGCCATTGGCGCCATCGATTCGTCCAACGTGTTCGTGGCGCAGGGCGACACTGCCAAGGTGTACATCCAGCGCCTGACCGAGAACACGTTCTGGGTGCGTTCACTGGGCCGCGCGAGCATCGGCAACGCACAGTTGGAGGCGCAGCGGCAGACGCACATGGTGGTGCGTATCGCCTACCCCAGCATCAATCCGGGCGGCGCCATCGTGACGGCCGGCAACATCAGCGTGAAGGGTTCAGCCGAAATCACCGGCAACAACACCGATCCGACAGGCTGGACGCAGTGCCCAAGCATTGCGGGACGCGACACCTTTGCCATTACGTACGCGCCGGGCAAGGATGTCGACATCCAGAAGCCGAATCTGGTGACCGGTGGCACCAACCCCGACCCGACGGCTGCTGACTCAAACACCTACGTACGCTACGGCACGGAAACGTGGAACTCGCTGGTGGCCAACGCGGACATCAAGCTGAGCGGCGGCACCTATGGCCCGGAGCCCGTGGGCACGGCCACGACGTGCAGTGCGGGTACTGAAAACTGGGGTGAGCCTCTGCGTGGCGGGACGGGTCACATCAAGGGATGCGAAGACTACTTCCCCATCATTTACGTCGACGGCAACGCCGGCCTCTCCAAGGGGCGCGGCCAGGGCATTCTGCTGGTGAATGGCGACGTGCGACTGAACGGCAACTTTCAGTGGTACGGTCTCATCATCGCCCGCGACGACATCGTCAAGGGTAACGGCACCTTCGACATGTGGGGCAGCGCCATGTCGCGCAACGCCAGCGTGAACGACGACAACTCCATCACGGGTAACTCGTTCTTCCGCTGGTCCAAGTGTGCGGTGGAGTCGGCCCTGCGCGGCTCGGCCATTCTCACGCGCACCAAGGAACGGAGCTGGTCGCAGCTATACTGA
- a CDS encoding MOSC domain-containing protein: MTDHPGARVAALTLYPIKSTAGIEVDAITLDDRGATGDRRWLLVDPSGEAITARETPRLLTLTPQFATGDREGALALHAPQLPVCVVPVPDASAPQRDVVIWGDVVTALDAGDDVAAWCSDAIGRAARLVRLDDGAARPLKPKYAGPLPHANRRVAFTDGAPLMMLGLASIAHLEERLRAGGQSLHMDRRRFRANIWLEHTAPHEEDQWRRITIGRVDLGVGSLCIRCVLTTVDPDTQTAGVEPLREFAAYRRVPDGVAFGVNVTHAGAGTLRVGDVVQIHETRSP, translated from the coding sequence ATGACGGATCATCCAGGCGCCCGCGTCGCGGCGCTCACACTGTATCCCATCAAGTCCACCGCCGGCATCGAAGTGGACGCGATCACGCTCGACGATCGCGGCGCGACTGGCGATCGCCGATGGCTGCTGGTGGATCCGTCGGGTGAAGCCATCACGGCCCGCGAGACTCCGCGGCTGCTGACCCTCACGCCGCAATTCGCCACCGGTGATCGCGAGGGGGCACTGGCCCTGCATGCGCCGCAATTGCCCGTCTGTGTTGTGCCTGTGCCCGATGCGTCGGCGCCTCAGCGCGACGTGGTGATATGGGGTGATGTGGTGACGGCGCTCGACGCCGGAGATGACGTGGCCGCATGGTGCAGCGACGCCATTGGTCGCGCCGCGCGGCTGGTGCGTCTCGATGACGGCGCCGCGCGCCCACTCAAGCCCAAGTACGCCGGGCCCTTGCCCCATGCCAATCGGCGGGTGGCGTTCACCGATGGGGCACCGCTCATGATGCTGGGCCTCGCGAGTATCGCACATCTCGAAGAGCGCCTCAGAGCCGGTGGACAGTCGCTGCACATGGACCGCCGACGCTTTCGCGCCAATATCTGGCTGGAGCACACGGCGCCACACGAGGAAGATCAATGGCGGCGCATCACCATTGGCCGCGTCGACCTGGGAGTCGGCTCTCTCTGCATACGCTGCGTGCTGACCACCGTCGACCCCGACACGCAGACAGCGGGCGTTGAGCCGCTGCGTGAATTTGCCGCATACCGGCGCGTGCCGGACGGCGTAGCCTTTGGCGTCAACGTCACCCATGCCGGTGCGGGCACGCTGCGCGTTGGCGATGTGGTGCAGATACACGAAACCCGCTCACCGTGA
- a CDS encoding APC family permease, which produces MGTFSGTMLVVGGIIGAGIFLSPAVVAQRVGSASLTLTAWGLGAVIAIIGGFVYAELGARLPRAGGTYVYLREAYGPLPGFLYGWALFLIMATGAIAAVAMTGANYLTELLGWAPDTARPLAIGLIVLLTAVNVAGVQVGAGTGNVLTILKLAAIATLVLAALVLDPRADATSALAASSTTTVPDTPVGPVAVALAMGAALVPVLFSFGGWQQTNAVAEELVDPQRTLPRALVLGVLVVAATYLLVNLAYLRALGVQGLASSRAPAAETMQVFLGPAGRTLITAGIVTSTVGFLTMVILMSARVYQAMAADGMFFAGMAALHPRTRTPVLALVAQGVVALLLLLTGTYGQLLDYVVFADWIFFGSTAATLFVFRAREQQGMAPRHEGFRSPLHPWGTALFVLAALYVVLGSVWSNPGNALRGALLLIAGLPVYFHWRRRAPKGNT; this is translated from the coding sequence TTGGGCACGTTTTCCGGCACGATGCTCGTGGTTGGGGGCATCATCGGTGCCGGCATTTTTCTGTCCCCGGCCGTGGTGGCGCAGCGGGTCGGGTCGGCCTCCCTCACGCTCACCGCATGGGGCCTCGGCGCCGTCATCGCCATCATCGGGGGCTTTGTGTACGCCGAGCTGGGGGCGCGGTTGCCCCGGGCGGGCGGCACCTATGTGTACCTGCGGGAGGCCTACGGTCCGCTCCCGGGATTCCTCTATGGCTGGGCGCTGTTCCTCATCATGGCCACGGGCGCCATCGCGGCGGTGGCCATGACGGGGGCCAACTATCTCACGGAGCTGCTGGGCTGGGCACCCGATACGGCGCGGCCACTGGCCATTGGGCTCATTGTGCTCCTGACGGCCGTCAATGTAGCAGGCGTGCAGGTAGGGGCGGGCACGGGCAACGTGCTTACCATCCTCAAACTCGCGGCCATCGCCACGCTGGTGTTGGCCGCACTCGTGCTGGATCCACGGGCCGACGCCACCAGCGCGTTGGCGGCCTCCTCGACAACGACCGTGCCCGATACACCAGTCGGACCCGTGGCGGTCGCACTGGCCATGGGCGCGGCACTGGTGCCCGTGCTGTTCTCATTTGGCGGTTGGCAGCAGACCAACGCCGTGGCCGAAGAACTGGTGGACCCACAGCGCACCCTGCCGCGGGCGCTGGTGCTGGGTGTGCTGGTCGTGGCCGCCACCTATCTGCTCGTCAACCTCGCCTATCTGCGTGCGCTCGGTGTGCAAGGACTCGCTTCCAGTCGTGCGCCGGCCGCCGAAACCATGCAGGTGTTCCTCGGCCCGGCGGGACGCACGCTCATCACCGCTGGCATCGTGACCAGCACCGTGGGTTTTCTCACCATGGTCATTCTGATGTCGGCCCGGGTGTACCAGGCCATGGCTGCCGACGGCATGTTCTTCGCGGGCATGGCCGCACTGCATCCGCGCACCCGTACGCCGGTCCTGGCCCTGGTGGCGCAGGGAGTGGTGGCGCTGCTGTTGCTGCTCACTGGCACCTACGGGCAGTTGCTCGACTATGTGGTGTTTGCCGACTGGATCTTTTTTGGCTCCACGGCGGCCACCTTGTTTGTGTTCCGCGCCCGGGAGCAGCAGGGCATGGCGCCGCGCCATGAAGGCTTTCGCTCGCCGCTTCACCCCTGGGGCACCGCGCTGTTTGTGCTCGCCGCGCTGTATGTGGTGCTGGGTTCGGTCTGGTCCAACCCGGGTAACGCCCTGCGTGGCGCGCTCCTGCTGATCGCGGGGCTCCCGGTTTATTTCCACTGGCGCCGTCGGGCGCCCAAGGGCAACACATGA